One window from the genome of Anaerococcus sp. Marseille-Q7828 encodes:
- a CDS encoding transposase — protein sequence MLEIIIFCYSEGIFSSREIEKSCKYNLRIKYLLDGQNPSDHSTINRFRQKIVTLAPNLLNKVVHILIEENQIDLSSIYIDGTKI from the coding sequence ATGCTAGAGATAATAATATTCTGCTACTCTGAAGGAATATTTTCATCAAGAGAAATAGAGAAATCATGCAAATATAATCTAAGAATAAAATATCTTCTTGATGGGCAAAATCCGTCAGATCACTCAACAATAAATAGATTTAGACAAAAAATAGTAACACTAGCCCCTAATCTGCTAAATAAAGTAGTCCATATACTGATAGAAGAAAATCAAATAGACCTATCAAGTATATACATAGATGGAACAAAAATATAA
- a CDS encoding MsnO8 family LLM class oxidoreductase: protein MKLGVHDLMLKSRGMTNQEFFDDTRKLVHTLDEMGYERYWFAEHHGYESLLAVAPEILASYFLAETKNIHVGAGGCMIMHYSPLKIAEVFKTMAELAPGRVDIGIGRAPGTGVSESRALNHKFEDKSPELFDEIEIILDYLVDKKPTDPIYRHVKAIPNKNEQKVNPTMLGSTGKAVEKAAEFGLPYSHAKFFLFETPAEVFDTYRSNFKASEFADKPYTSMSYKMLISDDQDELEYLGKSFEYFHIQQTKGDWSGILDPEELKDYRFSLNEQAVLKKAYEQRFLLKGSKQEIADILEDEIETFYLDEILCFAPIWGIDNRIATYKALKEIFE from the coding sequence ATGAAACTAGGAGTCCATGATTTGATGCTGAAGTCGCGTGGAATGACCAATCAAGAATTTTTTGATGATACGAGAAAATTAGTCCACACTTTAGATGAGATGGGATATGAAAGATATTGGTTTGCAGAACACCACGGTTATGAAAGTTTACTTGCCGTAGCTCCAGAAATATTGGCGAGCTATTTTCTAGCAGAAACTAAAAATATTCATGTAGGTGCTGGTGGTTGTATGATAATGCATTACTCGCCTCTTAAGATAGCAGAAGTTTTTAAAACTATGGCTGAACTAGCACCAGGTAGAGTTGATATCGGTATAGGAAGAGCTCCTGGAACTGGTGTATCAGAATCACGTGCATTAAATCACAAATTCGAAGATAAATCTCCAGAATTATTTGATGAGATTGAAATTATTTTGGATTACCTAGTTGACAAAAAACCAACAGACCCTATCTATAGACACGTAAAAGCTATACCAAACAAAAATGAACAAAAAGTTAATCCTACCATGTTAGGTTCTACTGGTAAGGCTGTGGAAAAAGCCGCAGAATTTGGACTACCATACTCTCACGCAAAATTCTTCTTATTTGAAACTCCAGCTGAAGTTTTCGATACTTACAGATCAAATTTCAAGGCTTCAGAATTTGCTGACAAACCATATACTTCAATGTCTTACAAGATGTTAATCAGTGATGATCAAGATGAACTTGAATATTTAGGAAAATCTTTTGAATACTTCCATATCCAACAAACCAAAGGTGATTGGAGTGGAATCCTAGATCCAGAAGAGCTAAAAGACTATCGCTTTAGCTTAAACGAACAAGCAGTACTAAAAAAAGCCTACGAACAAAGATTCTTACTTAAGGGCAGCAAACAAGAAATAGCTGATATCCTAGAAGACGAAATCGAAACATTCTACCTAGATGAAATCCTATGCTTCGCACCAATCTGGGGTATAGACAACAGAATCGCAACATACAAAGCATTAAAAGAAATATTTGAATAA
- a CDS encoding MurR/RpiR family transcriptional regulator: MIKENEDKLSATDLTIAKEILDNGIEYNLSINELAKKCYTSRTSVLRFSKKLGFSGYSELKFFVNDSNNESGPGESLDEDLDNILKKLYACDKILIYGNGGYENIIKQTIKILLEELGILAEVYSGGEETLAFTGEMLEDSGVFIVDFADDSLAKQLMLQIANTDCLKINVGLPQTKAYKADYSIYYRDTKSEINFLSLYTKHLEDFFKKYQEAVKNDFN, encoded by the coding sequence TTGATAAAGGAAAATGAAGACAAACTAAGTGCAACCGATCTTACAATTGCCAAAGAAATTTTAGATAATGGCATAGAATATAATTTGTCAATCAATGAATTGGCAAAAAAGTGCTACACATCTCGTACAAGCGTTTTGAGATTTTCAAAAAAATTAGGTTTCTCTGGCTATAGTGAGCTTAAGTTCTTTGTAAATGATAGTAATAACGAATCCGGTCCTGGTGAGAGTCTAGATGAAGACTTAGATAATATTCTTAAAAAATTATATGCTTGTGACAAAATTTTGATATATGGCAATGGTGGCTACGAAAATATAATTAAACAAACAATCAAAATTTTACTAGAAGAACTTGGAATACTTGCTGAAGTATACAGTGGTGGAGAAGAGACTCTAGCCTTTACTGGGGAAATGCTTGAAGATTCTGGAGTTTTCATTGTAGACTTTGCTGATGATTCATTGGCCAAGCAACTAATGCTACAAATCGCCAATACAGATTGCCTAAAAATCAATGTTGGTCTACCACAGACCAAAGCTTACAAGGCAGACTACAGCATCTATTATAGGGACACAAAATCTGAAATAAATTTCTTAAGCTTATATACTAAGCATTTGGAGGATTTTTTTAAAAAATACCAAGAGGCCGTAAAGAATGATTTTAACTGA
- a CDS encoding alpha-glucoside-specific PTS transporter subunit IIBC, translated as MFTTEVIMGPIASEGTIWFGIWDMILSGAWVVFNQLPLLFAIALPIGLARKQNARASMEAFVIYLVFLNYVSTILKHWGGTFGVDFSQEVGGASGLAMIANIKTLDMGMMGALAISGIAIWIHNRYFDKRLPEALGVFKGSAFVLGVGFILMIPVAFLAVLIWPKIQSGMNVFRDVILNSGTFGVGIFVLLERLLIPFGLHHLLYAPMFYDSLVVPGGIYAYWAQKLPEIAAATGSLKEIAPYAQLTATGWSKIFGCVGVALAFYKTALPENKKKIAGLMIPVALTAVLSGVTEPIEFTFLFIAPQLFVVHAVLAAILSMVMNLFGVVGIYSGGVIEMASLNWIPLAANHWKTYLVMLVIGLVAIAVWYFVFTFLIEKFDFKTPGRTSDKDSAKLYSKKEYRERNNTSKDGGKADKKDTGDKFETVADEILIGLGGPDNIKDFTNCVTRLRVNVVDPSKVESDEYFKEIGTYGTAKNGNSVHVIVGMDIQYVADAFGEILEENE; from the coding sequence TTGTTTACAACAGAAGTAATCATGGGACCTATAGCTTCAGAAGGAACCATATGGTTTGGTATCTGGGATATGATTCTCTCAGGTGCATGGGTTGTATTTAATCAACTGCCATTGTTATTTGCTATTGCCCTACCTATAGGACTGGCAAGAAAACAAAATGCTCGTGCAAGCATGGAAGCTTTTGTAATATACTTAGTTTTCTTAAACTATGTATCTACAATTCTTAAACACTGGGGTGGCACTTTTGGTGTAGACTTTAGCCAAGAAGTAGGTGGCGCTAGTGGTCTTGCAATGATAGCAAACATAAAAACCCTTGATATGGGAATGATGGGAGCTTTAGCTATTTCAGGTATAGCTATATGGATACATAATAGGTACTTTGACAAGAGACTTCCAGAAGCGCTTGGAGTTTTCAAGGGATCAGCTTTTGTACTTGGAGTTGGCTTTATACTTATGATTCCTGTTGCCTTTCTTGCAGTTTTAATCTGGCCTAAGATTCAATCAGGAATGAATGTTTTTAGAGATGTGATTTTAAATTCTGGAACTTTTGGAGTTGGTATATTCGTTTTACTAGAAAGACTTCTAATTCCATTTGGACTTCATCACTTGTTATATGCTCCAATGTTTTATGATAGCTTGGTTGTACCTGGTGGTATATATGCTTATTGGGCACAAAAGCTACCGGAGATTGCAGCAGCAACTGGTTCTCTTAAGGAAATTGCCCCTTATGCTCAACTCACAGCAACAGGCTGGTCAAAAATATTTGGCTGTGTGGGTGTAGCCCTTGCATTTTATAAGACAGCCCTTCCAGAAAATAAAAAGAAGATAGCAGGCCTTATGATACCAGTAGCTTTAACTGCAGTCCTTAGTGGTGTCACAGAGCCAATAGAATTTACCTTCCTATTTATAGCTCCACAATTGTTTGTGGTCCATGCAGTACTTGCAGCTATACTATCTATGGTAATGAACCTCTTTGGAGTTGTCGGTATCTACTCTGGAGGAGTTATAGAAATGGCGTCCTTAAACTGGATTCCACTTGCAGCTAACCATTGGAAAACTTACTTAGTCATGCTAGTTATAGGCCTAGTTGCCATAGCAGTTTGGTATTTTGTCTTTACTTTCCTTATAGAAAAGTTTGACTTTAAGACACCTGGAAGAACTTCTGATAAGGATAGCGCAAAACTTTACTCCAAGAAAGAATACAGAGAAAGAAACAATACAAGTAAAGATGGAGGAAAAGCTGATAAAAAAGATACTGGCGATAAGTTTGAAACTGTGGCCGATGAAATTCTAATAGGCCTTGGTGGTCCAGATAATATCAAGGACTTTACAAACTGTGTAACAAGACTTAGGGTCAATGTTGTTGATCCTAGCAAAGTAGAAAGTGATGAATACTTTAAGGAAATCGGAACTTATGGTACCGCCAAAAACGGTAATTCTGTCCATGTAATTGTAGGAATGGATATCCAATATGTTGCAGATGCATTTGGAGAAATTTTGGAAGAAAACGAATAA
- the tpx gene encoding thiol peroxidase: MDITFAGNKVNLIGNEIKVGDTAPAFKATKNDLSEWSSEDNEGKVVVYSVAPSLDTSVCALQAKRFNKEAAALDGVSVVTITEDLPFAQARFCSNEDIENTIMISDYQNREFGEKYGFLMKENKLLARGVVVVDKEGKVAYVEYVPDVTNEVDFDKALEEVKKLI, from the coding sequence ATGGATATAACATTCGCAGGAAACAAAGTAAATTTAATTGGAAACGAAATCAAAGTTGGAGATACTGCTCCAGCATTTAAGGCAACAAAAAACGACCTATCTGAATGGTCTAGCGAAGACAATGAAGGAAAAGTTGTAGTATACTCAGTTGCTCCATCACTTGATACTAGCGTTTGTGCTTTGCAAGCAAAAAGATTTAACAAAGAAGCAGCAGCTCTTGATGGTGTAAGTGTAGTTACAATCACTGAAGACCTACCATTCGCTCAAGCTAGATTTTGCTCTAACGAAGATATAGAAAATACAATTATGATTTCTGACTATCAGAATCGCGAGTTTGGTGAAAAATACGGATTTTTGATGAAAGAAAATAAATTACTTGCTCGTGGAGTTGTAGTAGTTGACAAAGAAGGCAAAGTTGCTTATGTAGAATACGTACCTGATGTCACAAACGAAGTTGACTTTGACAAAGCATTAGAAGAAGTTAAAAAACTAATCTAA
- a CDS encoding MurR/RpiR family transcriptional regulator, which produces MILTELVTENYEKLNKNDLKIYSYIMINKVRFIEKNINELGELLDLSPSSIVGFSKKLGLDGFSELRYVVKWSTSNVGNFDENEIEYTKNDINLTMSMMMALNLNEFYEKLYKANRIFAIASGYTQRNAADELKRNFLTVDKAVFLLDKSAPKSITDLITKDDILFVYSLSGENEEILNFIDNLKEKPIIASVTKLSNNRLSQISDYSIPFVTHEVFEYESRTKISPVAQFYVVNDFLILKYISFLECHS; this is translated from the coding sequence ATGATTTTAACTGAACTAGTTACTGAAAACTATGAAAAACTAAATAAAAACGATCTTAAAATTTATTCATATATTATGATTAACAAGGTAAGGTTTATTGAAAAAAATATAAATGAACTAGGAGAACTACTTGACTTAAGTCCATCTTCTATAGTTGGATTTTCTAAGAAACTCGGTCTTGATGGATTTAGTGAGCTTAGATATGTGGTAAAATGGTCAACTTCTAATGTGGGCAATTTTGACGAAAATGAGATAGAATACACAAAAAACGACATAAATCTCACTATGTCAATGATGATGGCCTTAAATCTGAATGAATTTTATGAGAAATTATATAAGGCTAACAGAATATTTGCCATAGCCAGTGGCTACACCCAAAGAAATGCGGCTGATGAGCTAAAAAGGAATTTTCTTACTGTAGATAAGGCTGTATTTTTGCTTGATAAGTCAGCACCGAAGTCTATCACAGATCTCATAACAAAGGATGATATACTCTTTGTCTACTCCTTATCAGGAGAGAATGAGGAGATACTAAATTTCATAGATAATCTTAAAGAAAAGCCAATTATAGCATCTGTAACCAAGCTTTCCAACAATAGACTATCACAAATATCTGACTACAGCATTCCCTTTGTGACTCACGAGGTCTTTGAATATGAGAGCAGGACAAAAATTTCCCCAGTCGCTCAGTTTTATGTTGTAAATGATTTTTTGATTTTAAAGTATATTTCATTTTTAGAATGCCACAGCTAA
- a CDS encoding 6-phospho-alpha-glucosidase, producing the protein MANKYSIVIAGGGSTFTPGIIGMLLDNLDKFPIRSIKLYDNDEERQAKIGGAMEIILKERHPEINFQYTTDPKEGFTDVDFVLAQLRVGKYDMRDKDEKIPLKHGVFGQETCGPGGIAYGMRSIGGVLEIIDYMEEYSPDAWMLNYSNPAAIVAEATRRLKPDSKVINICDMPIDLMYKMADMVGLKEWQELDFSYYGLNHFGWFTAIKDKEGNDLLPQIKEHVSKTGFADGIGSGQHIEESWMETFTKAKDVYALDPETIPNTYLKYYFYPDFVLEHTDPNHTRVDEVREHREKDVFSMCQSIIDAGTAKDVEIELDAHATYIVDLARALAENTKERFLLIVPNEGAVPNFDPTAMVEIPCLVGKDGFEKINQGYIPQFQKGLMEQQVSVEKLVVEAWIEGSYLKLWQALTLSKTVPSAKVAKAILDDLIEANKEYWPELN; encoded by the coding sequence ATGGCAAACAAATATTCAATCGTAATCGCAGGTGGTGGATCAACATTTACACCAGGAATCATAGGAATGTTACTAGATAACTTGGACAAATTTCCAATCAGATCAATCAAGTTATATGACAACGACGAAGAACGCCAAGCAAAAATTGGTGGAGCTATGGAAATTATTCTAAAAGAAAGACACCCAGAAATTAATTTCCAATACACAACAGACCCTAAAGAAGGATTTACAGATGTAGACTTTGTCCTAGCACAACTTAGAGTTGGCAAATACGACATGCGTGACAAGGATGAGAAAATTCCACTAAAACACGGAGTATTTGGCCAAGAGACATGTGGACCAGGTGGAATAGCTTACGGTATGCGTTCAATTGGTGGAGTACTAGAAATCATCGACTACATGGAAGAATACTCACCAGATGCATGGATGCTAAACTACTCAAACCCAGCTGCAATAGTAGCAGAAGCAACAAGAAGACTAAAACCAGATTCAAAAGTAATCAATATCTGCGATATGCCAATCGACCTAATGTACAAGATGGCAGATATGGTCGGACTAAAAGAATGGCAAGAACTTGACTTCTCATACTATGGACTAAATCACTTTGGTTGGTTTACAGCTATCAAAGACAAAGAAGGAAATGACCTACTACCACAAATCAAAGAACACGTAAGTAAAACTGGCTTTGCTGATGGTATAGGAAGTGGCCAACACATAGAAGAATCTTGGATGGAAACATTCACCAAGGCAAAAGATGTCTACGCCCTTGACCCAGAAACAATTCCAAACACATACTTGAAATACTACTTCTACCCAGACTTTGTACTAGAACACACAGATCCAAATCACACAAGAGTTGACGAAGTACGTGAACACCGTGAAAAAGACGTATTTTCTATGTGCCAATCAATAATCGATGCTGGAACAGCAAAAGATGTTGAAATAGAACTAGATGCTCACGCAACATATATAGTTGACCTTGCACGTGCCTTAGCGGAGAATACAAAAGAAAGATTCTTGCTAATAGTACCAAATGAAGGTGCAGTTCCAAACTTTGACCCAACAGCAATGGTAGAAATCCCATGCCTAGTTGGTAAAGATGGATTTGAAAAAATCAACCAAGGCTACATCCCACAATTCCAAAAAGGACTAATGGAACAACAAGTATCAGTAGAAAAACTAGTTGTAGAAGCTTGGATTGAAGGATCATACCTAAAACTATGGCAAGCACTAACTCTATCCAAAACTGTTCCATCAGCTAAAGTTGCAAAAGCAATCTTAGATGATCTTATAGAAGCAAACAAAGAATACTGGCCAGAACTTAACTAA
- a CDS encoding protein kinase — MDTLISQENINTSEQTSKRTSLVGEKFNIISMMGEVKYEVEVKKLIGQGGSSLVYEVEVDDTYPPKKKMIMKEFYPNYDEEKITAERNPLNRLELYFDPVDFESEDRIKKDRNSFIDAYSKHIRILDMDPYLESRIVRPYRVEIDNSYLYSLYEVDTATSVDKYYNLDLIRIVDILKQTADILVHLHNKDIIYMDLKPANILYDYNNGKVKLFDFDAAIDLNELEYINEFSMPNERAFIPPELRFITDIANRKDFFITEEIDVYMLGVTFFFLLMDRYPTELENEDMDYLRRNLEDTLSNKSNKILLTSKATEGIIKLLQDSLTVHRYISAYDFKNSLDDIESYLRFRNNEDFANIISAAYFLDYKRLYNYIVDKDGKKSMDVAIVGNNEISRVLFSFIFSIANVKGVDLNISFYDKNPKKFYDDMLRENPLLAKTTEISLNSKLSMSNINEKITDQAYAYINFLSSKERIDQSYILILDKTGYDYYNLADALYNEFKDDGQKRVILNYSRNNHEVDIRHGKNIEFYNLDLASALTFRNKNHHDGILDKAFSIYRLHALKNFGERIDYNSIWESFSKDDFYNLKSSIRVALSIEYLIYMAGVNDTDDREFLFYNKVVKACQDEDELNIRDILAECEHHSWNRFMIAQGFKLPSEAELNSYAYVDQKSYADFQNKFHPLIVNNHIDRVKKGENDELDEISVHINNLIQEKTIYKEEQIKSRILNILNNTFWNDNQYLKELRPLWVKLVKLSYSIMENEYYSNNTLNLLTYDIEEILQKANPDLSILTNDYYQIKDDLNLLIKRNQTFDIRAIDYMIVDSIPFISTNNIKTIFKPFLDDDENLWANIIAAIKFDPEKLIFLSDEDVDRNKINRIENFLRNKRLQKSMKIEVIPYEKMQLYNKEHSLVDLTLNSHLDGKRSEFTGLPFVEYIGSNKWNGSYKALDFYNVRSSLTVGETFFLNNAQVYDNISLTNVTRLINHYEVIWQTYLKLDSNDWDQFASAIKYSENDYILNLDKFEKEEDHSLIEVGDFTFRRNDASKYLSLKHLLDELVKEELIYNYEFPVNPGKIKIDSYNNQMSMALGKFISNNICEYNLSFDLIKKEIAKKNYQYSYFVVSDKLAFEYEYQVENPKEFAKISNEIMDEYDLSNELSNVRIFNKINDQAYVQAKDKSVVFSYEFGDVAFREFFRNYTNKGNILRVFTYFDLLKYADYFDEIKLRVNLRWKAYDDYREDSLPIENFLDIVCTKGFTTIIISTIERHIRNEDLYEINNHAKQFGMDAKPVLVATNSHDDTSQIKMIAAAAGVFFIDRDMIKDNGVVDYIKNIAKGEKEWWDIG, encoded by the coding sequence ATGGACACTTTGATTTCACAAGAAAATATTAATACAAGTGAACAAACTAGTAAAAGAACTTCGCTTGTTGGAGAAAAATTTAATATTATATCCATGATGGGTGAGGTCAAATACGAGGTTGAGGTAAAAAAACTCATCGGCCAAGGAGGATCATCTTTAGTATATGAGGTAGAAGTAGACGATACTTACCCACCAAAAAAGAAGATGATTATGAAAGAGTTTTATCCAAATTATGACGAGGAAAAAATAACTGCCGAAAGAAATCCACTCAATAGATTGGAATTATATTTTGATCCTGTAGATTTTGAAAGCGAAGATAGGATAAAAAAAGATCGAAATTCTTTTATAGATGCTTACAGTAAGCACATAAGGATTCTTGATATGGATCCTTATTTGGAAAGCAGGATTGTAAGGCCATATAGGGTTGAGATTGATAACTCTTACCTTTATTCCCTATACGAAGTTGATACGGCCACAAGTGTTGATAAATATTACAATCTAGACTTGATTAGGATAGTAGATATATTAAAGCAGACCGCTGATATATTAGTTCACCTTCACAACAAAGACATCATATATATGGATTTGAAACCAGCCAATATTCTCTATGATTATAACAACGGTAAGGTGAAACTTTTTGACTTCGATGCGGCTATTGACCTTAATGAGCTAGAATATATAAATGAATTTTCTATGCCAAATGAGAGGGCGTTCATTCCTCCAGAACTTAGGTTTATAACAGATATAGCTAATAGAAAAGATTTTTTCATTACTGAAGAAATCGATGTTTATATGCTGGGGGTAACCTTCTTCTTTCTACTAATGGACAGATATCCTACTGAGCTAGAAAATGAAGATATGGATTATCTGAGGAGAAATCTGGAAGATACCTTAAGCAATAAATCAAACAAAATCCTGCTTACATCAAAAGCTACAGAAGGCATAATAAAATTACTGCAAGACTCACTTACAGTACATAGATATATTAGCGCCTATGATTTTAAAAATAGTCTTGACGATATAGAAAGTTATCTTAGATTTAGAAACAACGAAGACTTTGCCAATATAATTTCCGCTGCATATTTTCTTGACTATAAGAGACTTTATAACTATATAGTCGACAAAGACGGCAAAAAATCTATGGATGTAGCTATAGTTGGCAACAATGAGATTTCGAGAGTTCTATTTTCTTTTATATTTTCTATTGCAAATGTAAAAGGAGTGGATTTGAACATATCATTTTATGATAAGAATCCAAAGAAATTCTATGATGATATGCTAAGAGAAAACCCTCTTTTGGCAAAAACTACAGAAATATCTCTCAATAGCAAATTAAGCATGAGCAATATTAATGAAAAAATTACTGACCAGGCATATGCATATATAAATTTCCTATCATCAAAAGAAAGAATAGACCAATCTTACATACTGATCTTGGATAAGACTGGTTACGATTATTACAATCTAGCTGATGCCTTATACAATGAATTTAAAGATGACGGTCAAAAAAGAGTTATCCTAAACTATTCTAGGAATAACCACGAAGTGGATATAAGGCATGGAAAGAATATAGAGTTTTATAATCTAGATCTGGCATCAGCTTTGACCTTCAGAAACAAAAATCACCATGATGGGATTTTAGACAAGGCATTTAGTATATATAGGTTGCATGCCTTGAAGAATTTTGGTGAGAGGATTGACTATAACAGCATATGGGAAAGCTTCTCAAAGGATGATTTCTACAATTTAAAATCATCCATTAGGGTTGCCCTATCCATTGAGTACCTGATTTATATGGCAGGCGTGAATGACACAGATGATAGAGAATTTTTATTTTATAATAAGGTCGTAAAGGCTTGCCAAGATGAAGATGAATTAAATATTAGAGATATTTTAGCTGAATGTGAACACCACTCTTGGAATAGATTTATGATAGCTCAAGGTTTTAAGCTTCCAAGTGAAGCTGAGCTAAATTCTTATGCCTATGTTGACCAGAAATCCTATGCAGACTTCCAAAACAAATTCCACCCACTTATCGTCAATAACCATATAGATAGGGTCAAAAAGGGAGAAAACGACGAATTAGATGAGATTTCCGTTCATATCAACAATTTAATACAAGAAAAAACTATCTACAAGGAAGAGCAAATCAAATCAAGGATATTAAATATATTGAATAATACTTTCTGGAACGATAACCAATATCTAAAAGAGCTCAGACCTTTGTGGGTAAAACTTGTAAAATTGTCCTACAGCATCATGGAAAACGAGTACTATTCAAACAATACTTTAAATCTTTTAACCTATGACATAGAAGAAATACTCCAAAAAGCCAACCCAGATTTGAGTATACTTACAAATGATTACTATCAGATTAAAGATGACTTAAACTTACTGATTAAGAGAAATCAAACATTTGATATCAGAGCAATAGATTACATGATAGTTGATTCTATACCATTTATTTCTACAAACAATATAAAGACTATCTTTAAGCCGTTTTTAGATGATGATGAAAATCTGTGGGCTAATATCATTGCAGCAATCAAATTTGACCCAGAAAAACTCATATTTTTATCAGATGAAGATGTTGATAGAAACAAGATTAATAGGATAGAAAACTTTTTAAGAAATAAGAGATTGCAAAAATCTATGAAAATCGAAGTGATTCCTTATGAAAAAATGCAACTTTACAATAAGGAACATTCATTAGTTGATTTGACTCTAAATAGCCACTTAGACGGTAAAAGATCCGAATTTACAGGACTTCCATTTGTCGAATATATTGGATCAAACAAATGGAATGGAAGCTACAAGGCTCTGGACTTTTACAATGTCAGATCTTCACTTACTGTGGGAGAGACCTTCTTCCTAAACAATGCCCAAGTCTATGATAATATAAGTCTAACCAATGTCACTAGGTTGATCAACCACTATGAAGTGATTTGGCAAACATATCTAAAACTAGATTCCAATGATTGGGATCAATTTGCCAGTGCAATAAAATATAGCGAAAATGACTATATATTAAACTTAGATAAATTTGAAAAAGAAGAAGATCATTCTTTGATAGAAGTTGGAGATTTTACATTTAGAAGAAATGATGCTTCCAAATATCTTTCTCTAAAACATCTATTGGATGAATTGGTCAAAGAAGAATTAATTTATAATTATGAATTCCCGGTAAATCCTGGCAAAATCAAAATTGATTCCTATAATAATCAAATGTCTATGGCCCTGGGAAAATTTATATCTAATAATATATGCGAATACAATCTAAGCTTTGATCTAATAAAAAAAGAAATAGCTAAGAAAAACTATCAATACTCTTATTTTGTAGTATCTGATAAACTAGCTTTTGAATATGAATACCAGGTAGAAAATCCAAAAGAATTTGCCAAGATAAGCAATGAAATAATGGATGAGTATGACTTATCAAATGAGTTAAGTAATGTTAGAATATTTAACAAAATTAATGATCAAGCCTATGTACAAGCCAAAGATAAGTCTGTTGTATTTTCCTACGAATTTGGAGATGTAGCTTTCAGAGAATTCTTTAGGAATTATACAAATAAGGGCAATATACTCAGGGTCTTTACCTACTTTGATCTTTTAAAATATGCAGATTACTTTGATGAGATAAAATTAAGAGTAAACCTAAGGTGGAAAGCCTACGATGATTATAGGGAAGATAGTCTACCTATAGAAAACTTCTTGGATATAGTATGTACCAAGGGCTTTACTACTATAATCATATCGACCATTGAAAGACATATAAGAAATGAAGACTTATACGAAATCAACAACCACGCAAAGCAGTTTGGTATGGATGCCAAACCTGTACTAGTTGCAACAAACTCTCACGATGACACAAGTCAAATTAAGATGATTGCAGCAGCTGCAGGGGTATTTTTCATAGATAGAGATATGATCAAAGATAATGGTGTAGTTGATTACATCAAAAATATTGCAAAAGGTGAGAAAGAATGGTGGGATATAGGGTAA